In Sphingomicrobium sediminis, the genomic window CAATGTCGGGGATGAACCCCATGTCGAGCATGCGGTCGGCCTCGTCGATGACCAGCAGGTCGCAGCCGGTCAGCAGGATCTTGCCGCGCTCGAACAGGTCGAGGAGGCGGCCGGGGGTCGCAATCAGCACGTCGACGCCGCCGTCTAGCGCCTTGATCTGGTCGCCCATCTGCACGCCGCCGATTAGCAGGACCATCGAGAGGTTGTGATATTTCCCGTATTTCTCAAAATTTTCGGAGACTTGCTGCGCCAGTTCGCGGGTCGGCGCGAGGATGAGGCTGCGCGGCATGCGCGCGCGGCTGCGGCCTTGACTGAGCACGTCGATCATGGGGAGCACGAAGCTCGCCGTCTTGCCGGTGCCCGTCTGGGCAATGCCGATCAAATCCTTGCCCATGAGGACGGGCGAGATGGTGCCCTTCTGGATCGGAGTCGGCTCGGTATAGCCGGCATCTTCGATGGCACGGAGCAATTCGTCTGACAGGCCGAGTTCGGCAAAACCCATGAAAATATCCGGAAAATTGTGCAAATGCAGCGGGCTACCCCACCGGCTGCGGGGCTTGCCTGCAAAACATGACGAGGTCAAGAAGAGAGGGGCTTACGATCCTGGCGCGGGGGCGGGACGCAGGAGCTTGAAGCTCTCGATGCGACAGGCTCCGCCCATGCGCGTTCGAATGACATCGCGGCGCGCACAGAGGCGATCGTCATTGGGCTGAACGTAAAAGCCGCCGTAGAAATCGAGCGTCGGACAGCTGCGATCCATCTCGACCCGCATCTGGGTGTTATTCTCGAGCAGGAAGTCGATCGAACGCTGGCCCGCAAGCCGCGCGCCGACGATGCGCCGCGAAGAGAAACAGCGCGGCCCGTCCTGGATCGTATAGGCAATCGGTTCGCTGCGCTTGGGCGCGACGGGGACGCGGATGATCAACTGGTCGCGAATGACCACGCGCCGCACCGTCGGCACGGCAGGCTCGCCGGCCGGCTGCGAGACGCTGAAGCCCATTGCCTGGGCAATCGCCATCAGTGGAAGCAGGCTGACGCCTGTCGAAATCATCGCGTTCTACCTCTTTTTCTGTTGCGCTATTGGCACAGGTGCCTTGAACCGTAAATGAATTTCGGCGGGCCGAGGTCCATGCGCCTTGCGGTTAGTCGCCTGCTTCATTAGATGCGTCACACCAGTTCATAGGAGCGGCTGGGGCAACCGTCCGCTACCGCCAAACCATAGATTTCTCAGGAGTATTCACGATGGCGAGCAATCCGCCGAAAGCCACCCTGCCGATCCTTTATTCGGATCTCGAGCCGATCACCAAGGAAAAGCACGGCAATCTGAAGATCAAGCCGCTCGACAAAATGCCTGCGGCTGCCAACGTCCACGCCGTGCCCGTCACGGTCGAGGAAATCCCGCTGTTGCAGCGTCACTATCCGGTGGTCTTCTCGGCCGGCGACAACATGGTGCCGATCGTGCTCATGGGCCTTAACGAAGGCGCCAACGCCTTCCTCGACAAGGACGGCAAGCCGATCGACGAGAGCATCTACCTGCCGGGTTACCTGCGTCGCTATCCCTTCATGCTGGCCCGCATGCGCCAGGACCAGGAAGACCTCACGCTGTGCGTCGATCCGACTGCCGGCATCATCGGCGACTTCAAGGACGGTGAGCCGCTGTTCGACGGCGACCAGCCTTCGGAAGCCATCCAGCGCGTTCTCAAGTTCTGCGAAGGTTTCGAAACGGGCGCCCAGCGCACCGCCGCCTTCGTCAAGGAACTGAAGGATATGGACATCCTCATGGACGGCGAAGTTGCGATCCAGCCCGCCGGCATGGAGAAGCCCTACGTCTATCGCGGCTTCAAGATGATCAACGAAGAGAAGTTCCGCGATCTGTCGGGCGACAAGCTGCGCAAGATGAACCAGAACGGCATGCTTGCCATCGTCATGGCGCATCTCTTCTCGCTGGGTCAGATCCGCGAAGTCTTCACCCGCCAGGTTCGGGCCGGCAAGGGTCCGGTTTCGGTCGAGGAACTGGAAGGCGCGGGCGCCGAAAAGCCTGCCGCAAAGAAGAAGGCGCCGGCCAAGAAGAAGTAAGCTTCTTCAACCAAGCCAATGAAAAAGGGGCTCGCTGCCAGGCCGCAGCGGGCCCTTTTTTCATTCCGCCGCCAGTCGCCCGGCCTCGCCCTGCGCGGCTTTTTCGAGGTCGGCCGCGATGACAGAAAACAGTTTCTGGATGCGCCCCAATCCGGGGCCCGGGCGACGCAGCTGACGGTCGAGATAGAGGCTGCGGTCGATTTCGATCTGTAGAACATGCACATCGTCCTTGGGGCGCCCGTGTGCACGCGCGATCTCGCCGCCGGCATAGGGGCGGTTATGCCCGACATCGAAACCCAGCGACATGGCCGCACCGGCCGCGATCGAGGCCACCCACGGCGCCGCGCTGCGTCCATGACGGTCGCCTAGCACGACGGGCGGCAAGCCCCGCCGCCGTGGCGGCATCGAATGGCAATCGAGCAGCACGGCGATGCCGGCGCGTATCCGTGCTCGTTCGATCAGTTGCGCCAGTGACGAATGATAAGGCTGCCAGGCGCTGTCGATCCGCTGCGCCAGCGCCAATTCCTCGACCGGCTCGCGCCATAGTTTCCGGCCGCCGGCGCCCCGCGCGATGACGAGGCCCAATCCTTGGTCCGCCTTGCTGCCGGGCGGCGGTGGCGGCGCGCCGGGATGCACATCTGGGTCGAGCGCATCGAGCGGGCGATTGACGTCGATGGCGCCGCGCGGCGTCTCGGCGATCACTGCGCCCATGCCGGATTCGATCAGCGGCGCGACGACGTCATCCATATATGGGTCCGAGAGCCGTTCCAGCGCCCGCGCTCCGCCTTCCACGCGGCTGGCCAGCCATGCCGGGCAATCACGCCCCGAATGCGGCACCGACAGCACAACCGCACCGCCGAAACCGGCAGGCAGGAAGCGCGGGGCGGGAAGGGGCGGTTCTCTCAGCAATACCGGTCCGTCTCGTTTTGCAACACTCTGCCCCGAAACGGGGTTTCGCTACTGGTAATATCTGACGGTTGGTTCCATAAGGAAAGCCATGTCGAGGATCTTGCTAGCCGAAGACGATACGTCGATGCGCGAATATCTGGCGCGGGCGCTGGAACGCGTCGGTTACGAGGTCGCGTCCGTGGCCTGCGGCACCGAAGCGCTGCCGCTCCTCGAAAAGGAAAAATTCGACCTTCTCCTCACCGACATCGTGATGCCCGAAATGGACGGGATCGAATTGGCGCAGAAGGCTGGCGCGATCGATCCGAACATTCGCGTCATGTTCATCACCGGATTTGCCGCCGTCGCGTTGCAGGCCGGCAAGACCGCGC contains:
- a CDS encoding SapC family protein; protein product: MASNPPKATLPILYSDLEPITKEKHGNLKIKPLDKMPAAANVHAVPVTVEEIPLLQRHYPVVFSAGDNMVPIVLMGLNEGANAFLDKDGKPIDESIYLPGYLRRYPFMLARMRQDQEDLTLCVDPTAGIIGDFKDGEPLFDGDQPSEAIQRVLKFCEGFETGAQRTAAFVKELKDMDILMDGEVAIQPAGMEKPYVYRGFKMINEEKFRDLSGDKLRKMNQNGMLAIVMAHLFSLGQIREVFTRQVRAGKGPVSVEELEGAGAEKPAAKKKAPAKKK
- a CDS encoding N-formylglutamate amidohydrolase, with translation MLREPPLPAPRFLPAGFGGAVVLSVPHSGRDCPAWLASRVEGGARALERLSDPYMDDVVAPLIESGMGAVIAETPRGAIDVNRPLDALDPDVHPGAPPPPPGSKADQGLGLVIARGAGGRKLWREPVEELALAQRIDSAWQPYHSSLAQLIERARIRAGIAVLLDCHSMPPRRRGLPPVVLGDRHGRSAAPWVASIAAGAAMSLGFDVGHNRPYAGGEIARAHGRPKDDVHVLQIEIDRSLYLDRQLRRPGPGLGRIQKLFSVIAADLEKAAQGEAGRLAAE
- the cpdR gene encoding cell cycle two-component system response regulator CpdR, with the translated sequence MSRILLAEDDTSMREYLARALERVGYEVASVACGTEALPLLEKEKFDLLLTDIVMPEMDGIELAQKAGAIDPNIRVMFITGFAAVALQAGKTAPEAKLLSKPFHLKDLVSEVDRMFQTEDQHGRL